The genomic window AGCCTCCTCAGCCCCCCCGGGAGCAGCCACTTCCTCCCGCCCCCATGGCAATGCCTCACATCAAACCCCCTCCCACTACCCCCATCCCACAGCTGCCCACCCCTCAGTCCCACAAGCACCCGCCTCACCTCTCAGGACCTTCTCCATTCTCCATGAACTCCAACCTGCCGCCGCCTCCCGCTTTGAAACCCTTGAGTTCGCTGTCTACACATCACCCGCCCTCGGCTCACCCACCCCCTCTACAGCTGATGCCCCAGAGTCAGCCACTACAGTCCTCTCCGGCTCAGCCCCCCGTGCTGACTCAAAGCCAGAGCCTCCCACCGGTTGCCAGCCATCCCCCTTCAGGCCTTCACCAGGTTCCCCCTCAGCCTCCATTTTCTCAGCACCCCTTTGTGCCTGGGGGACCCCCTCCCATCACTCCTCCATCCTGCCCTTCCACCTCCACGCCCCCATCGGGGCCAAGCGCTCCCTCCCAGCCATCCTGTTCCACGCCTGGGACTTCTAGTGGAAGTGTCCCCGTAGTGACCTCCTGCGCCATCCCACCCATCCAGATCAAGGAGGAGGCACCTGATGAAGCGGAGGAGCCTGAAAGTCCCCCTCCGCCACCCCGAAGCCCTTCCCCCGAACCCACCGTCGTGGATACGCCGAGCCACGCCAGCCAGTCCGCAAGGTGAGGCCCCCGCGAGACCCTGCTGGCCCCCGCTGGCCGGCCGGCGTAGCCCCGTGTGATCAGGTCAGGGTCAGCCCTGGGGAGGCCGACCCAGGAGGCCCGGGGAGCCCACAGGGCTGGCCACAGCTGGACCCGAATGCTGGGCCCCTCACACAGGTTTCTGTCCTTCTCTCTAAGGAGTCTTTGGTCTTTTCCAGGTTCTACAAACACTTGGACCGGGGCTACAACTCATGTGCACGAACTGACCTTTACTTCATGCCCCTGTCGGGGTCCAAGCTCGCCAAGAAGAGGGAGGAGGCGATTGAAAAGGCCAAACGAGAAGCGGAGCAGAAGGCGCGAGAAGAGAGGGAgcgagagaaggagaaggagaaggagcgGGAACGCGAGCGGGAGCGCGAGCGGGAAGCGGAGCGAGCCGCCGTGAGTGCTCGGGCAGAGGCCCCCAGGGCAGCAGCCCGGGGAGGGGGTTCTGCCTTCACCCGTACCAGCTGAGAGGGCAGGGGCAGGAGGCGGGGGCTCCAGCTTCCTTTTAATAGCCACAGAAAGATTTGCCGCCATGAAAGTTCTGTTCTGGCTTTGAGTGATGGTCCACCGAGTGCACCTCTCTGAGGCGCTGCCCATCCCAAGTGTGCGGGGCTCTGGCGCGCTCCCTGGCCCTGCCAGCCTGCTGTAGCGGAGGGGATCCCGGGTCCTGGCACTGATTCCCGGGCAAAGTGGGGGGGGGTCTCTTACCACAGGATAGTAGTGGGGTTCAGAGGAAGTCAGACCCAGAAAGGCAGCTGTGATTGTTTGGAGAGAACCTAGACGCTCCCGGGCTGTTCTCCCCAAGTCATTCCGGCGTTAGCTAGCAGGACGGTTCAGGGCCGAAGGCAGGGGCGGAGGGCCTGAGGCAGAGGGCGGCCCCGGGAGATGCTGCTCTGCTGCTCCTGGGCACCCCAGCTCCACCAGGCGCGGCACTTGCAGGGTGgctggttttttttcccctctcccaggCACTTTGTTACCCGGCTTCCCGTCTAGGCAACTGGCGGGGAAGCTTCCAAACCAAGAGCAGGGACTGTGGGCATAGGCAGAGCACGTTCCTGGGCTCTCCGTGCTTGGGCTGGTTTGGGGATGCTCCAAGCTCTTTAGGTCAATTAagctcctccttccttttcctgtaGCAGAAGGCGTCCAGCTCCTCCCACGAAAGCCGGCTTAGTGACTCTCAGCTCAGTGGACCTGCCCACATGCGGCCCTCCTTTGAACCACCCCCAACCACCATCGCCGCCGTTCCCCCGTACATCGGGCCCGACACACCTGCGCTTCGAACTCTTAGTGAATACGCGCGGCCCCACGTGATGTCACCTACCAACCGCAATCATCCTTTCTTTGTTCCCCTCAACCCTACCGATCCCCTCCTGGCCTACCACATGCCCGGCCTCTACAACGTGGATCCCACGATCCGGGAGCGGGAACTCCGAGAGCGGGAGATCCGGGAGCGGGAGATCCGGGAGCGGGAGCTCCGGGAGAGGATGAAGCCCGGCTTTGAGGTGAAGCCTCCTGAGTTGGATGCCCTGCACCCCGCCACCAACCCTATGGAGCACTTTGCTCGGCACGGTGCCCTCACAATACCTCCCACTGCAGGCCCTCATCCTTTTGCTTCCTTCCACCCGGGGCTGAACCCCTTGGAGAGGGAGAGACTTGCTCTGGCTGGTCCCCAGCTGCGGCCTGAAATGAGCTACCCTGATAGACTGGCAGCCGAGAGAATCCACGCGGAGCGGATGGCCTCTCTGACTAATGACCCCCTTGCACGGCTCCAGATGTTTAATGTGACCCCCCATCATCACcaacactcacacatacactcgcATCTTCATCTCCATCAGCAGGATCCTTTACATCAAGGTGAGCCTCTGAGGGGAAATAGGCCAGCAGTGGGCAAAGGGGATTGGCCTCCGAGAGCGTCAGAAGTTGAGAAAGGGTCCTTAGATGACCCTCCTCTAACAGGCCTGCTAGAACAATACCCCGCTACCCCAAGGGGCTGGGTACTGAAGGAGAAATCGGGCCCATGACCTGGAATCCCGAAGCACCGGGGAGAAAGGGAGTGAGATAGGACCCCCGTGAGAACTGACTCCAAAGATCAGACTTGGAGCAGACCGGGTAGCACTGGGAGAAGTGGGCCTGAGGCGGATGCAGGCTCTGAGAGCAAAGCGTGGCTAGGATGAGAAAGCTCCCCGAGGTGCATAAGCTCATGTCATACAGGGGCTgttctccttgagctgttcttgAGCAAGGGACCCTCCCAACTTACTGTAAATATTCAACAGAAAACGCTTGTGGCCGCGCAGGACAGGGTTGGCCGGCCTGACCAAGCAGAGGGGCCAGGGCTCACCCGGTCACTGGGAAGAAGCCCCCAAAGAGCCAATAACTGATGGATGGATTACTCTGAAGAGAACTGAGCAAAGCCGTCATTAGCTTTGAAGCCTCATTCAGTTTTTACCTTTCCTTTACAGAGGAATAGGACTGGATGTAGCAGCACACATTCAGAGAAGCTCAGGGCTCTGGGTTCCCAGCCCCCGTGGGTATCTGGTGGGGACAAAATGGGGCCTTTAGGGATGTATGGAAAGGGTCCTCTTTGTTCGGTCTCCTCCACCCCCATTCCCAGTCTTTGGGCCATGAGACACCAAGAGAGATGAAGAAGGCTTTGACCCTTGGCTTGTGTGTGGAGCCAGCTCCCCTTATTAAAGCTTGCGGGAAAACCTGTTGTTGGCCCCCTCTGCAACCAGGCAGAGTAAGAGGCTCCGCACTCACATGTGGTGGCTGGGAGTCCTGTCTCGCTGGGTGACATGTGCAAAGGAGCAAGCATTTACGGAACATCTACTGTGGAGCAGACACGGTGCTAAATGTTTCCCAATTCTTGTCTTGAACCCTGTGTGGTAGAGCCCGGAAACCAAGGCAGGCAGCAGTTGGGGCATGTGCTCAAAGTCAAACAGCTGGGAAGGCTCCGAGGTTTGATCTGAACTCAATTTCCCGCTTCTCCGTCTGTCACTCTGGGCACTCTGGCATCTCCcgtccccatccccacccccccacTTTGCTGAGTTACATTGATGAGTTTGCCAAGTTAGTCGTATGATGGAGTCATCCCGttttgaccccccccccccctcataACCTGACACGATGTAAATGGCTGCTTTGTGCAGAGCCCTGACCTCAAGCATGGGGAAGATGGGACGCTCAGGCCGGCCCCTGCCTTCTTTGCACCCTAAGCAAATACATTACAGATGGCCTTCCTCTCCCTTGGACTTGTGTAAAACACTGGAAACGGTGGAAATGAAAATGTGGCTTTGTCTGTGCATCCATCAGGGCGCCTtaataagcacttactgtgtgctggGCCCCAGAGAATACAAAGAAGGCCCTGCTTTCAGGGAGTTCACAGCCATGCAACAGAGGCGATACACAAACTGTGTACTAATGAGCCGGAGATGGGATggattggagataatcaacagagagtgcttttaaatgggggggggggggtggagtcGGCCCCAGGTATCTTTAGGATGTGGGGGCTTTGTAGAACTTGGAATGAAACAGAATGGGCCGTCTCTCCTAAATCTCAGGGAAAGCGTAAAAGGGTTTCTTGGGTTTATTAACTTGCAGATCCCAGGGGCTGATTCGGAGATTGGGGCCTTTTTCCTGCAGGCTAACGGTAACATCAGAATAGGGAAAGGACTTTCATAGACCAGAAAGAGTCATAGGTGCCCCAGAGGAGAAGAGGTGTCAGTCAGAGACCCAGGTGGCATTTGGAGACAACAggttgaattctgggaaaccttCAGCAAAAGTACACGGGCCTTGGTGCTTAGCTGAGGAAAATGCACAGGGGAAAGTGATTGCAAGAGaagacagaaggagggagaggaagcaaGGGACCACAAGCCTCTGGCCCCCATGCTCCCCCAGGGGGAAGCTGAGCAAAGCCTTTCTAGAAACCGCTCTGGTGGGGCTGAGCCGAGGCTGGGGCGGCCAGCGTGTTGGCTTTGGGCAGCTCGGCTTCCCCGGGGGCAGCTGGCGAAAGAGCCAGAGAGGAGCACGTCGAGCTGCCCTCGAGTTTTCACTCCTCGCTGTCTGCCTGGCAGGAGGGCAGGGTCTCTGCGGCCTGATGGTTTTCCCAAGGTCACCACCCCTTTGCCAGTCACTGCTGACATGTCGGATCTTCTAAGGTCACCTTAGCTCCACTCCACAGTCCCAGTATCTTGTCTACAGCCAGCACCAGAGTTAGACATTAGAGACAGCAGATAGAAGGTGATCGGACTGACCAGACGAGAGGCGCTGGGCGGTTCTGGACCTTGGTCACCTCAGGATGGGCTTGGAAGTGGGTCAATCCAGGTCTTTGAACTGGAGTCTGCTTCTCCCTCCCACCCAAACAAGCACCATCGGAGGGAGCTCCTGCTGTTCTTCATGGGACTGATATTTCTCCCTCCCACAATATTCTCCTTACTGAATGAACTTGGAAGTTAGAGATTGTTGCATTTGGGGGCTAGCAAATATCATTTCCAAGAGGAATGACAGAAACATGGGTTTAGAAGGGGCTGAATCTTCAGAGTTAGAAAGCCAGTCTGTGCAAATGCTGCTTATTATTGTGACATAAGAAGAACAAGACCAAATGCTGAGGAAGTGTCTTTGCTAATGAGACACATCACCTTCTGGCTTTTCTGTTTTCCAGGTTCAGCAGGGCCTGTGCACCCACTGGTAGACCCTCTGGCAGCTGGCCCTCACCTGGCCCGGTTCCCTTATCCCCCTGGCACCCTTCCCAACCCTCTGCTTGGACAGCCGCCCCACGAGCATGAGATGCTTCGACATCCTGTTTTCGGTGAGAACTCTCATCTGTGCGCGTTTGCCGAAAGGCTTGTTCAAAGGTTGTCTTAAACGTACTGATCGGCAGGATGCTCTTCAGGACCCTGCAAGGCGGAATTGTTCTCAAGGCTTGAGTTCTAGTGCTCATTTTAGGACTGGCTCGTGATTTAATATTCTTGTTCAGAAAGGATATGGAGGTGGTCAGAATGATTCTGTCCCCTACCCTCTGAGGTCCTGTTGGCTCTAAACTTTTGTTCTCGGTATCTTTTGACTATTAGAAATGACTGGGGAGCTCTCCAAGGAGTTTTTGCTTTTAGGGGATTATACTTAACAGATATTTATCATGTTAGAAATAAAAAACTAATCTGGAATTTATAGACCCCCTCAAAGGGTTCAAAGACCTCCAGGATTCTCAGGACCATATTCTGAGATTCATTTACTCAACAGCATCAGGAAATGGGTTTCCAGCAATTTTGGAGattcttttccccccctttttgtttgtttgtttgtcctcTGCTTTTACAgacttttttcctttatgttatttcatttactGATCTTAAAAGATTGATTTGTTGGTTTTTAGTTTTATAGAAATTTGatgaattttacatttattaatcTTCCACTTATTGAAGCATGGAATCAATTATTTCTGTACTTCTGTGTTCTCAGATAAATTTGTCAAGTCCTAACCTCCAATTTCCATCTTCCAACTATCTTTTGAACACCTTGAACTCAGTGTGTCTAAAATTGAACttgttatctttctctctttgtaaCTTTTTTATTACTGGAGAGGGCACCGCCATCTCTGTCTCACAACTCCCCTCCATATCCAGCGAGTTGTCAAATTCTGTCATTCTGTCTTCTAACACCTGCTCTCCTTTGACACTGTCACCACTCAGGACGGACCTCCCCCTCCTAGCCGGGACCTCCCCCTCCTAGCCGAGACCTCCTGAAGGGCCCCTGTGCTTCTTCCCCTCACTGGCCCCAAGTCTGGCTCTGATCATATCTCACGTATCCTCCTTGTCCATGTTCATGTTCACTTCCCTCTCACCTCTGGGATTAAATCGTAAATCCTCTTCTGGTTTTTAAGGCCCTTCCTAATCTGGTCCCTTGGCAGTGTTCttgttccttcctctccttcatgTCCTCTGTCACCCGGTGACACTGTCCATCCTGCCTgaattctcctttctccccatctcctGTCTCTTTCACCGCAGATCCTACCTTGTGCACCAACCAAGTCTTAATACTACTGCCTTCCATTTGTAATTCTCTCCTGCTTATCCTGTGTACCTGGGTCTCTTGTTTTCAttctccttgagaacagggacaggTTTtgcccccctcttttttttttttttttttttttttttttttttagctatgaGCCGTGCTCATATATCATGCTGGTATAAAAATGGAGAtggatgtgttttttttaaataactcacTGACTGTTCTTCTGTGACAGGTACCCCGTATCCCCGTGACCTACCTGGTGCCATCCCGCCTCCAATGTCAGCCGCCCACCAACTGCAGGCCATGCATGCTCAGTCTGCCGAGCTGCAGAGACTGGCAATGGAGCAGCAGTGGCTGCATGGCCACCCCCACATGCATGGCGGGCACTTACCAAGTCAGGAAGATTACTACAGGTGAGCTGCTCGCAGCCCAGTGGAATGCTACTGCTGTGAGCCCTCGAATTGCACCCCAAACCCCACACAGAACTCAGACTAAAAGGACTTGGGTTTCCTGTTGTCTTAATTAGGAAGGGGTCTTCTACTTCTAAATGattctccctccacccctccttATACTTCATTGGCTTGGGTGGAATTAACAGTGCAAATGTTTGTTCTGGACCTGATTGGTCGTTAACTTAGAGGCTGTTCTGACTGTTGAGGGGCTCTCAGCACCACCCATACCACACTCCCAAGTGCCTCAAAAACTTGGGAATGGAGAAGCCAAAGGTCtcctcagaaaggcctgggggtTTCTGTGCTGGAGGAGTCATCTTGTGGAGTCTTGACACTCTGACCTCTAGGCCAGGCCGAAGACTAAgatgttttctctctttctctctctttttttaggcCGACTGAAGAAAGAAGGTGACAAGCAGTTATAAGAAGTTATTTATTTGTAACAGCAGAAATCCCAGGTCATGGGGGAAGAGATGGGATTTTTTACAAACAATGTGGAGCTGCAAAAGCAAAGAGAATATCTTCTGaagatttcttcatctatttaaaAAACCCGCAACTGAAGACTTCCCAGCATACTAGTGTTCATTGTAGAGAGGATGCCTCCGGGCTAATTCAGGTCTCCCTGCATGATAGCCTCCTCAGGAGCTGAGTGAGTCCTGGACTAGGCAGAACGTTCAGAAATCTTGCCTGCAATCTTGGCGTTTggtttcatgttttcttttccttcctcgaTTTCACAGTAGGTGCTAGAATCCAGCTCACACCCGTCACTGTGCGTGCAGAGACCGTTAGacatattctttaaaaacaaaaaacaaaaacaaaaaaaaaaaaaaaacacaaaaaaaaacaggattgCAGATAGGTGGTGGCATATGAGTTTGGAACCCAAGAACTATAATAAAAATCtacttttattttaatacattgtAGGAAATCTTCATAATTTGACAGAGAGCTCAGTTCTGCAGCATGGCTTTTTAAGTctgtaaatataataattttaaaacagaaacaaccatttttttcttccacaaactactattctgatatatttttttccagcCACGTCACTAATCGTGAATTCCTACCAGCTATTGACAAGAgttgattttttaataaaaaaaatatatatatatataaaattatcccttTAATTAAAGGGAAAAGATGGGTGTTACTAATTTAAAATGGGCAAAAGCTTGGAATTTGATTGATGGCAGCAGTGAGCATCACAGGGTTTGCAGGGATAACGTCACAAGCTGTTTCTCCATGTTTTTCCTTGATTgtattttggtttggtttggtttggggaGTGTGCTTGGCCAATGGTGCAGACATCCACTGAATGAACCTCTTCCCTTTTCACCAGGAATGCAGGAATTAAATCCACTTTATTTGCCTTGGTGTTAATGATTGTTCATGCTCTTTCTCTGAGGGAtaagggggtgtgtgtgtgtgtgtgtgtgtgtgtgtgtgtgtgtgtgtctcttagTAGGCTCCAGAACTTGGCACACACatttattacattaaataaacTAATTTTTCCAGAATTTCCCCTTGAAGTTTCATAAAGTGTGGGATttggtaccaaaaaaaaatttgtgtgtatgttgtgtgtgtatatatatatatatatatatatatatatatatatatatatatatatatatatatatatatatatatatatatatacacacatacatatatgtgtgtgtgtgtgtgtgtgtatgtatgtatacacatatttataatccaaatatatatatgtatgtgtgtatgtacatatatatatatatatatatataattcaaataaCTTAGTATTTGAAAGATAGGCTGTGTGTTTgagtatgtttttttgtttttgtttttttgtttttgtttttgttttccttttttagaaaGGTTACACTAATTAAAATGCCAGCACATTGGAATTTTAAAGGCTAGACCTAAATTGCCATTCCCACATTCCTTGGGAACAGCCTTATTGCCATAGTTGTGGACTACATTTAGGTGGGTCAGGACCTTGACTTTAAGATGAAcggatagtgggcaacattgcaTTTTTTGACTCAGGAGCAGCTGACCTATATGGGATAACCCAGACCTGAGAGCCTTTTGTGGCTTCTCTTATCTCTGGGCAATCATAAAGTCAGGTGATCCAGCTTTCTGAAGCAAAACTCTATGGGATCACCTCCCTGCATTTGTATCTCTTTGCTCATATGATGCACTTTTACTGAAGCCCAGGGTTCAGTTGGGGAGGTCCAGGGGATGTCTGCATCTGCTGACCATGTTCTCCACTGGTGCAAAACTTGTTCCGTTCTTTTTCTCTCAAACTCTTGAGGGCTGTATCTCTGCCGTTTAAACTGTTCTATGTGGTGGTCATATCCTAAGACTCTCTTGGACCATGGTAGTTAATCGCTCAGGCTTTTAAGGAATACACGACACGCCCAGTGCTCAGGCCACTATGACCGGCAGGAAGAAAAGCCAGTGTTCTGACGCAGAAACCAGCAACACCGTGGGTAGAGCAATCTCCAATTCAGTTCTGGATTAAACCTGCATCAGGGGCGATTCCAGCTTTTTTCTACCCATGTATTTATAGCCTGGATTTCAGTTGGGCTTTAATGGGTTGTTTCTGTTGAAggaattttttgcttttcttttgtctcATTCCATGCCTGCCTTAACCCACAGCTGCTTAGTAGTAGACGTTCCATGGCTAACTCATTCACATTCAAAAGTGGCCAGTCAGGAACAGGGCCTTTGGGGGCTAATCTGATGATAACATCAGAATGTCTTGACCTGCTGTGCACACATTTTATCCTAAATTTTTAATAGAGCAAGTCCACCTCAAAATCTAGGGGGAATTAACAACACTGGACTGCCACCTCTTTCATCCCTCATTTCacatgtctttttttcctttgggatctAAGATGGTGACTGTTAAATTAATTctgctttctctccttcccttcccctcccccccaacaccCTCCTCCCAATTCCCATTCTCCCAAAGAAAAGAGAGTTaagtgattaagtgatttttttaatcttttttttttttttttaaagatgtcatgagtttcctttttcagttcagcATTTTATTAATTGTGTGTGGGTCTCCATGCTGCCAGCATCCCAAGGTGAAGCACTGAGATTTATTCTAATAAATC from Sminthopsis crassicaudata isolate SCR6 chromosome 3, ASM4859323v1, whole genome shotgun sequence includes these protein-coding regions:
- the RERE gene encoding arginine-glutamic acid dipeptide repeats protein isoform X4, producing MDDPFSPCRRLNSTQGEIRVGPSHQAKLPELQPFPSPDGDTVTQHEELVWMPGVNDCDLLMYLRAARSMAAFAGMCDGGSTEDGCVAASRDDTTLNALNTLHESNYDAGKALQRLVKKPVPKLIEKCWTEDEVKRFIKGLRQYGKNFFRIRKELLPNKETGELITFYYYWKKTPEAASSRAHRRHRRQAVFRRIKTRTASTPVNTPSRPPSSEFLDLSSASEDDFDSEDSEQELKGYACRHCFTTTSKDWHHGGRENILLCTDCRIHFKKYGELPPIEKPVDPPPFMFKPVKEEEDGLSGKHSMRTRRSRGSMSTLRSGRKKQPASPDGRASPINEDIRSSGRNSPSAASTSSNDSKADSVKKSTKKIKEEASSPLKSTKRQREKAASDTEEPERTSAKKSKTHSPQEISRPNSPSEGEGEGESSDSRSVNDEGSSDPKDIDQDNRSTSPSIPSPQDNESDSDSSAQQQVVQAPGGPAQAAPSTPPGATQLPAPVPTAASAPSAPPQVSPSVAQPPGQPQAPVPSPAHSHIQQAPALHPQRLPSPHPPLQPLSVAQNPPQAPASSQSHPQPPLHSQVPPGPHSLQAQPLLPHPGPPQPFPLAPQSSQSQVPLPATQAPAHPHGSLQVQGSQPSLQPPQPPREQPLPPAPMAMPHIKPPPTTPIPQLPTPQSHKHPPHLSGPSPFSMNSNLPPPPALKPLSSLSTHHPPSAHPPPLQLMPQSQPLQSSPAQPPVLTQSQSLPPVASHPPSGLHQVPPQPPFSQHPFVPGGPPPITPPSCPSTSTPPSGPSAPSQPSCSTPGTSSGSVPVVTSCAIPPIQIKEEAPDEAEEPESPPPPPRSPSPEPTVVDTPSHASQSARFYKHLDRGYNSCARTDLYFMPLSGSKLAKKREEAIEKAKREAEQKAREEREREKEKEKEREREREREREAERAAQKASSSSHESRLSDSQLSGPAHMRPSFEPPPTTIAAVPPYIGPDTPALRTLSEYARPHVMSPTNRNHPFFVPLNPTDPLLAYHMPGLYNVDPTIRERELREREIREREIRERELRERMKPGFEVKPPELDALHPATNPMEHFARHGALTIPPTAGPHPFASFHPGLNPLERERLALAGPQLRPEMSYPDRLAAERIHAERMASLTNDPLARLQMFNVTPHHHQHSHIHSHLHLHQQDPLHQGSAGPVHPLVDPLAAGPHLARFPYPPGTLPNPLLGQPPHEHEMLRHPVFGTPYPRDLPGAIPPPMSAAHQLQAMHAQSAELQRLAMEQQWLHGHPHMHGGHLPSQEDYYR